A stretch of Chloracidobacterium validum DNA encodes these proteins:
- a CDS encoding alpha-amylase family glycosyl hydrolase — translation MPIWGQSITKVEPPDWPTVRRPTTLQLLITGDGLAQARLRSATPGVTPGKVDVSPDGRYAFCELTVTPAARPGPVSLSLATPNGQVGVPWAVFAPLPRTTAFRGLSPDDVLYLAMIDRFANGDAGNDSPPGMPAADRANPRAYHGGDLRGVIEKLDYLQQLGVTAIWLTPVYDNDDASEDYHGYGATDFYAIEQRFGTLEDYQTLAAEVRRRGMKLLQDVIPNHTGPRHPWVRQPPTPTWFNGTPEQHLTCNFDIPTLTRPEATPAARALVLEGWFAGILPDLNGADERYKRYAIQNALWWAEKVGLDGMRVDTYPYVVRSFWRDWQRAIDEAFPKLTAVGEIWHGDPKVISFFRGGRTGWDGIDTGLRSQFDFPLFYAIRNFAGGDAPVTALIDVLRQDALYGDARMNVTFVGNHDVPRLMRAMGGDLRRAQLATALLMTLRGIPQLYAGDEIGMDGGEDPDNRRDFPGGFDAAPNAFTASGRAPDEQRIWSETQRLIALRRAHRALRQGKHTDLVATGKQWAFLRDDGREKLLVVVNGADGEAAEVRIPLALVRPARIRRPVVLKALHGSSPMTEWQLEPQTISVRVEPFGYRVYHVQ, via the coding sequence GTGCCGATCTGGGGACAGTCCATCACCAAGGTCGAGCCGCCGGACTGGCCGACGGTGCGCCGCCCGACGACCCTCCAGTTGCTCATCACCGGCGACGGCCTGGCCCAGGCGCGGTTGCGCAGCGCCACGCCTGGCGTCACGCCCGGCAAGGTGGACGTATCGCCGGATGGACGGTACGCCTTCTGCGAACTGACCGTGACGCCAGCAGCCCGACCCGGCCCGGTCAGCCTCAGCTTGGCAACGCCAAATGGACAAGTCGGCGTGCCGTGGGCGGTGTTTGCGCCTCTGCCCCGGACAACAGCGTTTCGCGGATTGTCGCCGGATGACGTGCTCTACTTGGCCATGATTGACCGCTTCGCCAATGGCGATGCGGGCAATGACTCGCCGCCAGGCATGCCCGCTGCCGACCGCGCCAATCCCAGGGCCTACCACGGCGGCGATCTGCGCGGCGTCATCGAAAAACTCGACTACTTGCAGCAGCTTGGTGTCACGGCCATCTGGCTCACGCCGGTCTATGACAACGACGATGCCAGCGAGGATTACCACGGCTACGGCGCGACGGATTTTTACGCCATCGAGCAACGGTTTGGGACACTCGAAGATTACCAAACGCTGGCGGCGGAAGTTCGGCGACGCGGCATGAAGCTGCTTCAGGATGTCATCCCAAACCACACCGGGCCGCGTCACCCGTGGGTACGCCAACCGCCGACGCCGACTTGGTTCAACGGCACGCCGGAGCAGCACCTGACGTGCAACTTCGACATCCCGACGCTGACTCGCCCGGAAGCCACCCCGGCAGCGCGCGCCCTCGTGCTGGAAGGCTGGTTTGCCGGCATCCTGCCTGACCTCAACGGCGCAGATGAGCGATACAAACGCTATGCCATCCAAAACGCGCTCTGGTGGGCGGAAAAGGTCGGCCTCGACGGGATGCGGGTGGATACCTATCCCTACGTTGTCCGGTCGTTCTGGCGCGACTGGCAGCGCGCCATTGATGAAGCCTTTCCAAAGTTGACGGCCGTCGGCGAAATCTGGCACGGCGATCCAAAGGTCATCAGCTTCTTTCGGGGCGGCAGGACCGGCTGGGACGGGATTGATACCGGACTCCGGTCGCAGTTCGACTTCCCGCTGTTTTACGCCATTCGGAACTTCGCCGGCGGAGACGCACCGGTGACGGCGCTGATCGATGTGCTGCGGCAGGACGCCCTGTACGGCGATGCCCGGATGAATGTGACCTTCGTCGGCAATCACGATGTGCCGCGCCTGATGCGCGCCATGGGCGGCGACCTCCGCCGCGCCCAGTTGGCAACGGCGCTCCTGATGACGCTGCGGGGCATTCCGCAGCTTTATGCCGGCGATGAAATCGGCATGGATGGCGGCGAAGACCCAGACAACCGGCGTGATTTTCCCGGCGGCTTTGACGCCGCGCCGAATGCTTTTACTGCGAGCGGGCGCGCGCCCGATGAACAGCGCATCTGGTCGGAAACGCAACGCCTGATTGCGCTCCGCCGGGCGCATCGGGCCCTCCGCCAAGGCAAGCACACCGACTTGGTTGCGACGGGCAAACAGTGGGCGTTTCTGCGTGACGATGGACGGGAAAAACTCTTGGTCGTCGTCAACGGAGCGGATGGGGAAGCCGCCGAGGTGCGCATCCCGTTGGCGCTGGTTCGTCCGGCCCGCATCCGGCGGCCGGTGGTTTTGAAGGCGCTGCATGGTTCCTCGCCGATGACCGAGTGGCAACTGGAGCCGCAAACGATTTCGGTTCGGGTCGAACCCTTTGGCTATCGCGTGTACCACGTCCAATGA